The Solanum pennellii chromosome 7, SPENNV200 DNA segment CCCTCTCCTCATAGACtgaataaataaagtaaaaataggttatttacaaattaatttactattttacgACGAATATAATACCATCGAAAATCAAATATGTGAAATTCATATGTCATTTGCTTCACAAAAAAAAGGTTAGTTTGCAATAATTTCGATATgcattaaaacttttacattatcatatcaatatgaaatatatatattttttcaatttgattacTTATTAATATTCACAATTTTTCAGAATTAtcaactatttaaatatttaattacactTGACATACATCTAATCAATAACATATTGCCTACACAAAATGATCAaaaacatacattttaattaattgaagatTAACTATGCATATATCGAGTCATATATCACAAGggtcaaaataaaaaatatatctataatTGAGGGATCAAAATGCAATTCTCCCTAAAATAAAGAAACATgggaagagagaaaaaaataaatatagttgaCCGCTAATGACGCTTATGTTTCTCTTTACCCCACATTAGCCCCTAatcatgttttaaaagtttttttttttttatagtgtccctatattatatattatgtatttgtatttgtaattttatatagaAACAAACATGActacaatttaaaaaagaatttagaTTAGATTGTGCCAAATCATTTGTTTCTTTAGTCAAATTGGATGACAAAATTAAAAGCAAAAGAACAAACAATTCATCAACATGGtttaatttacttaaaaataaaattcttcacttttaatttctttatatatattgtagCACTTATCTCCTCACTTTCTATCCACTAAGTCTTCAATTATAGATATTGTTTTCGGTGAGACGGATATGATTTCTCCATCTTTAACGAAAAAATTCTGTTGAGACTCAAAAATTCCTAGTGAAAATCACAAAATAAGGACTTTCAATCcttgaattaaaaaatagtaaaacgtgaaagttaaaacttttactGAATCATTcgtttattttgaaaatttacatTAGTCAtgtcaataaattttaaaatgaaatattaaaaggaaaaaaacttcAATTAGATAATCTTTTCACACTTAAATAGGAGAAAAATCATAGGAAGGAGATTAAGTTAGATATTAATTTATGTTGGAAATTTTATTTGTTGCTATATTAGAATAATATTAGATTGaagaaattattcaaaataaacaaagagagaagagaaaaagtaatttttgtttttggtttaacttttttctctttcccTTGATGGAGCAATATAATTATGTGGGGATTTATGTTAATGTCCTTTTGTAGTCCAATTAAGTTACAAATATTAGGTTTTGCATGGCATTTAGGGAACCTTTTTATTCTGTCTTAAACCAAGATTTTtggataataattattattctcaCTCTCTTTTCTAGGGTTTTATTTGGTTAGTGGGCCATGGGCCTCCATGTGAGAGCATGTGCTATGTCCTTCTCTCATTGGCCCACCATCCCACCACCCCATGTTACCCCCANNNNNNNNNNNNNNNNNNNNNNNNNNNNNNNNNNNNNNNNNNNNNNNNNNNNNNNNNNNNNNNNNNNNNNNNNNNNNNNNNNNNNNNNNNNNNNNNNNNNNNNNNNNNNNNNNNNNNNNNNNNNNNNNNNNNNNNNNNNNNNNNNNNNNNNNNNNNNNNNNNNNNNNNNNNNNNNNNNNNNNNNNNNNNNNNNNNNNNNNNNNNNNNNNNNNNNNNNNNNNNNNNNNNNNNNNNNNNNNNNNNNNNNNNNNNNNNNNNNNNNNNNNNNNNNNNNNNNNNNNNNNNNNNNNNNNNNNNNNNNNNNNNNNNNNNNNNNNNNNNNNNNNNNNNNNNNNNNNNNNNNNNNNNNNNNNNNNNNNNNNNNNNNNNNNNNNNNNNNNNNNNNNNNNNNNNNNNNNNNNNNNNNNNNNNNNNNNNNNNNNNNNNNNNNNNNNNNNNNNNNNNNNNNNNNNNNNNNNNNNNNNNNNNNNNNNNNNNNNNNNNNNNNNNNNNNNNNNNNNNNNNNNNNNNNNNNNNNNNNNNNNNNNNNNNNNNNNNNNNNNNNNNNNNNNNNNNNNNNNNNNNNNNNNNNNNNNNNNNNNNNNNNNNNNNNNNNNNNNNNNNNNNNNNNNNNNNNNNNNNNNNNNNNNNNNNNNNNNNNNNNNNNNNNNNNNNNNNNNNNNNNNNNNNNNNNNNNNNNNNNNNNNNNNNNNNNNNNNNNNNNNNNNNNNNNNNACCCCAATAAATTGGCTTTTTTATCACTAAACTTCTCCTTCAAATTCCCATTCTTCAcatttcttctttgattttttgttcCTCCAATATTAGTTTCTTTGAATATTTTGTCCAAGGAATAGAAGAAAAGTCACAAAGGTATGTCATTTTTGTCTATCAAATTTTCATTACAcattataatatatagtcataatatattgttcatatttactatttttcttattgcatGTTCTTATCATATGTAGCTAGCTTATAGACattactttttatttcatctttcttGTTCTAACATCAAATATAATAAGAACATGTAAATCAAACTAGATAGACTTTATATCACTACTATGAAAATTCACAATAAAATTCCTCGCTAATCCTGTTCAACgatgaataattgaaaaattctAGTAGCTACAAGTTCCTagctaatttcaatttttttcatgctTTAAGAATTACTTGATATTGCTAATCTTATTCAGCGatgaattatcaaaaaaatctaGTAGCTATGAGTTATTTAACGACAGATTAACAACAAAATagttttttgtagttttttttttccttgctTCAAGAATATCTTTATAATTCTAACtcatttcattctttcttttttattgttttttttatatagttataaACCTAACatgtcttaattttttttttcttcctttttttttttttttgtagtttgaaGAAATGAGGAATCCTATATCACTCAAGCAAGAATTTCTCAAGAAATGGATAAAAGGTCTTCAAATATGTAATGCTACAAAGAAAAAGATGAGTAtaatggaaagaaaaaaagCTATAAAATTATCAGCAGATATAGCAATGGCTTCAACAAGAAAATCAACAATTTATTGGAGCCATGCCCTCATGAAAAATGCTTTAAAAGATGACACAAACAAAATCatcatgaaaaatattcttggatcaaatgatgataacaataataataataataatttgaagaaaacttCAATGGGAATTAATTCTATGTCTCAAAATGGAATTATTAGAAGCAAGAAGATTATCAAAAAGAGTTGCAAAATTTCAAGAAGAGcaagaaaaattatttctccaaatattattgcaaaaaaaatggtgaaaaaaagaacaaaagttCTTAAAAGTCTTGTTCCTGGTGGAGAATTTATGGATGATGCTTCTTTAATTAAAGAAACCCTagattatattatttcattaagagTTCAAGTTGATGTTATGAGGCATCTAGCTAATAATGCTAGTTATCATGAGATTAATGATCCCAAAACAAGGTTGtagtttttttcttaaaaaaaaataatcatgaagTGATCAattccttattttatttctttgtttttttttttactcatgtggagttttttttatatatatatataattattacataGTACAAAGAAGATGTAACAATGTACATATGAGCCTCCTTATTGATTTATGTtctcttaaaattatttttctttctcttagTTTAATTTGTTCTTGTATATATGAGTTTTGATTATCTTTTAGAAATATTGTGACATTTTAATGATTAATatcttttgtttttatgttattcATCATAGAATGGtgtaacttattttttttttcttttaaaaaaaataaacaacaaatgcATGGCCATAATAATTAAGCATGAAATTCAGCAACTCTTTGGGAgtgtaaaagtatttttttttcccttttgctAGGGAGTgatttaattcttttaaaaaaatatcattctatTATAAACACATGTATTTTTCTACAAAATGTTAAACAAAATTTGTTGAAATTGTATGTCAATAAAAAGTGTGTTTCTagctaaaacaacaataacaataataatactaTAGTTTCACAAGTGACGTTTGCAGTATATTTTAGAGTTGATTATTATAAAAGTTGTTTGAAGTGTGCGATGTCTTTAATAAAATGTATATTCCTACGTTATGAGGTAGAGAAATATTGATATAACTCAAACTCGAACACGAATCGCACATCAAACACTCGAGGACCAAATGATCCAATCCAACACATGTTTCTAGCAAAAACTATAATATTCCTAAttagttgttttgattttttaaaaaaatatttatttaaaattgttacCATATTGATGTTGAGAATGAGAACACAACTtgcaacaaaataaaaaaagaataataaagtactttaaaaaaaaagatgtaagttatttagtgaaaaattaaagaaaaaaagagagaagaaaatagTGGTTGTAATAACTCtattaattaaaagtaaaaaaaataaattgtttctcttatattccttttatttaattattagatTGAAGTTTCATGATATCATGTCAAAGATTTTATGGAACACCCGTGAAGAGACTTGGAAACATTAAATGATTATTTGAGACTTTAAGACGAGTAATAATTACTATTAAACTCACAAAATTCTTTATACTCTGATATATAcgagttaaatttttttatctttaattaatatACTGTTAACAATCGTATCTAAGGTTATATACAACAAATATTAAACGTGTTAATTATTAGACAACATCGAAGCATTCTAAAATAGAACTTTATTGGAAAATTAGTTGATGTAGATAATATCAAAACTCTAACATGTTCTATAGTAccaaattatgaaaattaatgtataaaagaaaataaattttgttccatttattattataaccaaagtaaaattagattttCCTCAACTTTTACTTAAGTGagattaaaatgaaatatactcTTAATTCTTTACCacatgaaaaatttataaatgcatctaattattatttttcaacgatcagtatttaaaataaactgTCTCGATTTATTTAGTATTGTACAACGCAAGGTTCGTTGAGGAAGCAAGCCCTATTACTACGGGATAATACTCACAAATAGTCTGTTCTTACTCTATGTAACTAAAAAATAGCTATTATcgtaaagttttaaatttcaaaacgTTTCGTTCGTAAAATTTGATACTTGAAAGTTTCAAATTTCAGAACTTTTTGTACAAGTCTGTTTGAAGCCCACCATTGTAATGGGCCaaaaaattttcacaagtcTGCTTGAAGCCCATTATTGCAATGGGCCAAAACTTTCTCCCCTCACATGGTTTGATAGCGATAAAGCGACTGACAAATTTTATACCTAAACAACCAAATTCTACAAGTTTATAGGGTAAACAATACAAATCTCATTAGTTTAGAAGTCAATTACTTGTTTTCCCCCGAGTTTTTGATATTatcattcatatcatattttgatCCTCAGATATATGTATTCGGCGTGTCCAGATACATGTATATCAGACACATCTAATTATGTTTAGTTTAGTAGCCAATTACTTGTTTTCCCCCAATTTTTTGATATTATCATTCGTATCATATTTTGATCCTCAGATATATGTATTCGGCGTGTCCAGATACATGTATATCAGATACATCTAATTATGTATATCTAAATATGAAATGCAAATGAAACACATCAAATTTAGAAGCAAATCACGCATTATTATCTGAAtttcttcaataaaaaaaaactacgaaaaaacaattatatttcattttgcATTTGTTCCTCTTGTTTCTTTTGTTAATAGTTGGTCCTTGTCAATATTGAAAGAcaaatgaacaaatatatatCCTCTTGTTGGTTTTTCTTGTCCTTTCATGATAAATTGAATCAAAATCGAAAAATTCAATCTTCACtatcaataattcaaatttgaatGAACATTCTTGCGTCCCTAACTCTCCTTTTGTCTAAAAGCACATGTATCATCGATTCaatatttgtgttttttatcgtctttaaagaaataaaatacgTTTCGAACATAATCATCAAACACATGTGATTATGTTTAGTTGATGTGACATAGTAGATATTGTTAGATgcaatattgttattattatgtattacATTAACAAAACCACATAGGtcaatatttagttttttttgcttcttactttttatttgttttacttttaatcattcaatattataatatacTGATCTGACTAATTTAGATTTTCATTACGTAGGTAGgttgatttatataaatatttctttcttatgCAATTATTTGAAGttgtccattttttttaaaaaagttttacaAACATGAAAGAATTTCAACCATCTCGTCTCTTAACAATAATAACAGTCTAACACTTGTAATAAATTTCAACTATTTCATCTCTTAGATATTAGTATCTTCATTTCCgcaaaagtaaatattttaaattaatttctttttttcacttggtgtttaatatttatattaagatCTGACTAAATTTTAGATATTCGCAAATTGTAAGATCTATTTCTAAAGGCGACTTTAGGCTtaaattcatttattcatacTCATACTTGAGTATAATGGGGAAgtgataatttcttttttaacgTGCATTTTAATCTTCAttgttatatatgattaaaattcaaactcattaatatatactatatacttttattttacgTTATAGCTACTCCACtccttacattttttttcttttagaaaattatatagaaataattaCTAGTATTATTAATCATGATTGAGAAATTTCCTAAAAACCTTCATTCTAGAGATATCTTAAATCTTAATCCTTGCTTTCTACTAATCATTCCAATTAAGTAAAATTTAGAATTCATAAAGAAAAAGATTCCTTCTCTTAGTATTGGTTAATCATCATAATTTATTGCTAATTTAtgttacattaattaattaatgggggACAAAAAGATTAGTGGTATGAGGGAACATTCATGCATGGCTATAAATatgattaattttctttttttcactaAGTGGACCTTTTAATCACATTAATTAGCATTagataactaataaatattctTCCTATCACATGAGCTCTAATGATCACACTTTATAATTAAACCCAACAAATCCATAAACAATTTTATATCACAAAGCAAAAAATATGATCGAATATATCGATAAACTCTTAAATTTGCTagtaaatttcatttaaaaactcAGATTTTGATTTATTCTAATTGGATATCTAAACAAATGACAAAGTGCTCATATCTAGAGAGAAGAAGTTGTGCATGCTAGCTCATAAACATCAATTAGAACATGTATGGAGTTTTACGacttattaaaattattgtgtATAATTAAATGATGTGACATATTAAATGGTTAATTCTAGCGCTTAAGGACACAAgcaaaatctttttaaaaaatttgaacaaaaaatattcaacaatGAACACTTTATCGTATGTTCAGATATTCAAGCAAAAAAAATCATAGTTTAAgtgtttaaataaaattaatttactgACAAATTTAAAAAGCTAAAAGAAATTAGAGATCCAttatttcacaaaaaggcatatATAGTGTACCACaatatacaattttaaaagGAGAGTTAGTTGCATAAACCTTCTTTATGATCTAAAAAGCTAATCTTGTTCtttaaaagtcattttcttgaataattattatattatataataacataaaagtATCCTAAAATATATACTTATACATATAAATGTACTAACATAACCTAAAGTTGGCCCTGCGCATGCTTGGTTAATAATGTTTTAGAACATGATTAGTACTAGCTTTCATAAATCCTACACAAAAAGGTTATATTCACACTTGTACTCTCAAAAAAAAGAGTTATATTTATTCTTcgttatatttatttgatatatttgtcCGTGTCATTcgtaattaaattaaattttgaagtaCAATCTTGatcattaattttcattaaaattaaaatgtctaAATCTTAATAAGTATTTGCTCAGCGATTGGCTATAATTATTGTACAATAAGACAAGTGGCGGAGGTGGTAAGTGGTGGAGGTCAATAATCGTGAAGATGGTTGGTGGTGATAATGGTTGATAGTGATTATAATACAATAAGACCATCAATAATGAAGATGGCTAGTGATGGTAATCGTTGAcgataattaattattctagaATAATACTAATGGACGTTTACAATAATGAAGATG contains these protein-coding regions:
- the LOC107024454 gene encoding transcription factor IBH1-like 1, whose translation is MRNPISLKQEFLKKWIKGLQICNATKKKMSIMERKKAIKLSADIAMASTRKSTIYWSHALMKNALKDDTNKIIMKNILGSNDDNNNNNNNLKKTSMGINSMSQNGIIRSKKIIKKSCKISRRARKIISPNIIAKKMVKKRTKVLKSLVPGGEFMDDASLIKETLDYIISLRVQVDVMRHLANNASYHEINDPKTRL